CTGCCGGGGCAGCGCGAGCAGGGCGGGAGCTCCTTCACTTTCGCCTCGGCCAGCGTCATCTTGGTCAATTTGGCAAGTTCCGCCGGGTCGTCGGTCAGGCGTCGGCATTTCTCGATATGGACGCGCTTCCCGCTGCCATTCCAGTAAACGGTGGTGTCGTCGGGCAAGCCTGCATGCGCAGTCGGCAGGTTTGAGGCCACTAGGACCGCCCAGAAGAGCAGCCCCGGGATGAATTTTCGGGGTTTTGGTTTCATGTGATATGTTGATTGTGAAATGTTTCTCGAAGCTCGAGACGGAGTGAACCGGTCGGAAAAGCAGCTATTTCAGGACTGCCTTTGCCCGCTCTTCGCCGATCCGTTCGATCAGTTGTCGGACGAAGAGGCTGCGCGGTTCCACCGGAGCGGTCGGGCTTTCGATGTGGCCGCTGCCCATGACCGGGAAGCCGTAGTATTTGCCTTCCCGGGGCGTGCCCCAGTAGCCCGCACGGTTGTTGGCATACATGAGACCCTTGGTGCCGTGCTCGCGTTGCGGGTCGCCGGTGAAGCCAATGGCGAAGTTGTTCTCGCCCTCCGTTTCCGGATCCATGACGACGATGTTCCGGGCATCGCAATTCCAGAAAAGCGTGTTGGCGGCAGCCCAGCCGTGGCCGCTGCCGGAGTCGCCGCGGTTGATGGCCGCGAGTGAACCGTCCTCCGTAGTCACATTGTCGTAGAGAAAGCCGGTGCCCCAGCGGTGGTGGGGCTCCGATTGGCCGCCCCGCACGGAGGTGCAGTTGAAAAAGACATAGGGCCCCATGTTGCGCGAGCCTCCGGCGAAGCAGTGGCGCGCATCCTCGGCGTAGCAATTGTAGAAGAGGTGGCCGGTGCCTCCGGCGATGGAGAAGGCGTAGTAATTGCCTCCGCGTTTCGGGCCGACCGGTTCCAGGAAGTTGCAGTCCCGGACCGTTACGTGCATCGTATGATCGGCAACTTTGACGGCGGCGAAGCTGACGTGCAGCACCGTGCAGTCGCGCACCCAGCTGTGCATCGCCGAGCTTACCGAAATTCCGTTGCGGAAGTTTTTGAAGTTCGCCTGCTTGCCCGTATCCTTTACCGACGTGTCGTAATTGGAAACGATCCGGAGGTGTTCGACGCCGGATTGCGAGGCCAGCGGATCGACGCTGACTTTAAAAACCTCGCCGCCGCCATGCACTTTGGCAAAGGATTGCGGCAGCATAACTTCGAAGGTAATCGCATCGCCTTGGATTCTGGCAATCTGGCGAATGTGCCGGAACTGGTAGGACTCGGGTTTCCACGGCCGCTTCTTCAGGCCTTCTTTGCCGCCCCGAATGTGGCGGAGGCGCTCGCCCATCCCGAGATCGTCGATCCATCTTCGATTAACCGTCTTGCGCACGCACACAAAGTCGCCGGCGTTGAACTGGTCCGCATCGGTAACATTGACAGAGTAGCTGGCGCTCGGCACGTAGTCATCCCTGATGCGCACGCTGTCGGACTCGCCGACGTGATCGATTCCTTCGCCCGACCCGATCGAGATCGCATCGCCTCTCCCGCTGTCGCTTTGACAGATCAACACGGTGCCATTTTCGCCCGAGCCCTCGCCGCGCAAGACCACGCCGGAAGGAACATGCAGACCGCCGGACAGGTAATAGGTGCCTTGGCTCAGAAGCAGGGCGCCCTTGAGACCATTGCCGTCAGCCGACCTCTGTGCGATCGTATTCAGGGCGTCCTGGATACGCTTCTGACTGTCTGGTCCCATTGGGTAGGCCATGCTCCCCTCCCGTGTGACTTTGCCGGATAGCGGCTCTAAAGTTTTCAGCACCTGCACGTCCGGTAGGGGCTCGTTGCTCATTTTATAGCCGCACTTGGACCAATCGAGAAGCCGGTCGCCTTTTTCCGAGTAGCTGTCGTAAGCAAGCGCTCCGTTCGGACCGGTGGCAACCAACGGCGCGTACGGGCTGGCTTTGAAAGGTGCCTCGCGAATTTCGTCTGGAGCCGGATTGACCCAGGATTCAAGCCCGCCGTCCTCGGGGTTTCCCTTGCCGGGGGTGGTGCTCCCCGGGCACCGCGAGCAGAGCGGCAAGCCTTTGGCTTTCGCCTGTGCGAAAGTCATCGCGACCATCTTCGCTTGGGCCTCGTCGCTCATGCGCTGGTAGCGGCGGCAGTCTTCGAGGTGGGCCCGTTTTTTTTCTGCCGCCTGGTAGACGGTGGTCTCGGCGGGCGGCTCGGCGACCAACACGAGTGGGCCCAAGGCAATGCAGAGCGATAAAAGAATCGAAGGGGTAAACAAATGAATCATAATAATGATTAATAATATATTTTCTTTTCTGACAACTAATTAGTGAGAGAAGTTTCGAATTATTTTCCGATAATACCTTTAAGTAAAAGGCCTGTATGTAAAATTTGGGCAGTATAATAAATATCCATTGACACGGATAATTATTAATTTTTGTCTCTATGTCATGGTGGCATACTATTATTTTTGTCGCACCCCGCCACATTTCACTCCCAACCCCAGGAGACCCCATGAAGAAAATCTCGTTGTCGCTTTTGATCGCAGGTATGGCATTTTTTCAAGCCCACCTACCAGCTGCTGAATCCCAGTTATGGACGACTGACCAGCAGGGTAACGTTACCTGGGACCCGAGGCTACCTGACTTTACGAATGTCGGCTACATGAATGGTGATGTGGTTATTCCGGACTGGCCGGTGGGTGTGGATGTAACCGATCCGCAGTTCGGCGCGGTCCCGGATGATGATCAGGACGATTCCGATGCTTTTATTGCAGCCATTGCTGCCTGCCCGGTCAATAAGGCCGTATTTGTGCCCAAGGGCCGGTATATTATCACCAAGCAGATCAGCATCGACCGGGACTACGTGGTGCTGCAAGGGGAGGATATGTATGAGACCGTCCTGTTCTTCCCGAAGTATCTCAATGAAGTTTATGTTCAAGAAGTCGGGTATGAGAACCCCGATTATTTTTCACCGGGAAACGGTTATCGGAATACAGGAGAGTCGGTGTTTATCCTCATGCCGGGTGGTACTCACCGGAGTATCGAAAACCTCTCGATTGAATTCCGCGAGCAAACAAAGATAGGTCACTGGGCGCACAAAGGGGGCGATGGGATTCGAAACTCAAGCACCCACAGCTGGATGCGGAATATCTACGTCAAAAACGGGGATCACTGCATTTCCACCTCGGGTGGCCAATACATTACAGTTCAAAATATTGTGATCGATCAGTTCATTGACCGAAACAAAGTCGCGGTGGAACAGGAGGGAAGCCGGGTCGGCCACATGGCGATGCATTTGAACGATACGGATGATAACTTGTTTCACAATATTCTCTTCACCGGTGCATGGTCCCACGGCTTTGACACGAAGCAGACGCATGGCTGCGTCATCTCACACGTGAAATCTCCCCGAGGTGCAGCGGCTTATCATGGGCAGGGTGTGCGGGATAATCTCTACACCGATTTCGAGGTAAACTATTATGCGGGTTCACCGAACAGTAATAATCCGATCAATGAGACGTTTTGGGGGATCTACTCTCCCGACGGGGATTTGGGAATGGATCCTGTGCACCCGGACGATACGCTTTATGCCTACAATCTGGAGTTGGACGGTCACATCATCGTCGGCTATGATGTCGATTCGCTTTCCCTGCCGACAAAGAGCAATCCTGATTTCTGGTATGAAAATATCGATGCGACGCAGTTGTCGCCACTCAACCTCTATTTGGCTCAGATGGAGGAAGTCGGGAAACCTGTTCCCGCCACGCCTCAATTGCAAGCGCCGGATCCCTATACCGGCGATGTGATTCGGATTAAGGCGGTGGGCAACGGTAGCGTCGATGCCGCAAATCCGGATCAAACCTATCCGGTTTTCTCTGGAGACGATTACACTCCGTTGAGGACGAAAATTTCCATCACGAATGATCCCTACCTAAAGTTCGACCTCAGCGCGATTGATCCTGCGGAGTTGACGAATATTCACCGAGTCCGTTTGCGCCTGGCCACAGAGGAGTTCAAGAACACTCCAGTTGAACTGGGTATTTTCTCTGTGACGAATGATGCCTGGACAGAGAATACGATCACTTTCAACAATAAGCCTGCGCAGGTGGCTCTACTGGATTCGTATCAAGTCAACGAAGACACCCAGGCAACGGTGATGGAATTCGACGTCACTGCCTTCGTGCAGGACCAATGGGCCAATGACCCTAACAAGGAGGTGTCGTTCAACCTCGATATCTTGTCTGGCAATGGTTTCTCGAGTGCCATTAACAGCATTAATAACGGCTTCGGACCTATCCTCATCATCGAACAGGTGGCAGACCCTGTTGCGGATGCTCCCTCCGCACCAACCGAGGTGAGAGCGACGAGTTTGATCGGTAACGTCTTGTTGGACTGGCCCGACAACCCTGAGTCCGATGTAGTGTCTTACAATGTTTACCGCAGTTATGTATCTGCAGACCTGAAGCAATACACCTTCCCGATCGGGATGGGCCTGACAACGAGTGACTTTATCGACATTCAACACAAACACTGGGAGGGCTGGGACGTTGGGATGCTGCGTGACGATATTCCCTACTTCTATCGTGTGACGGCGGTGGACAAGCATGGGAACGAATCCGAGAGTAGCCATGAAATTATCGCGTCCGCCAAGAGCTATCTGGATGACAGTCTGCCTCCTGCCTTCAGTCAGGATCCGATTATTTTGCCCAAGGCGACACAATATGTAACTAATTCGGACAGCCTTGCTGGTTCAGCCATCGATCCGGAGGGTGACACTGTGTATTATGCGAAACTGGACGGTCCGGATTGGGTGCAGGTTGCTCCCGACGGTTCCGTCACGGCGACACCGCGGGCAGGTGATACCGGCACCTTCCAATTTACGGTGGTGGTCAGTGCCCTGTATGGCGGCCATGACGAGGCGACGGTGATCCTTACCGTCGACCCGGCGGTTCCCGATGCACCACTGCTTCGGGATATCATACCGGGGGACGGAAGCATCCAACTGGACTGGGATCACGATGCCGAAGGAACCGCCAACTTCACCTTTAGCGTCTATCGTGCGACTTCAGCCACCGGCCCCTTCAGCCAGATCGCCAGTGGTTTGATGCAAAGTGACTACGCTGATTCCGGCCTGAACAACGGAACCACCTACTATTACCTGATCACCGCCAGCAACAATTCCGGAGAGTCGCCCATCAGTGAGCTGACCAGCGCGACTCCGATTGCCGGATTCTCGGTTGGCACGACCTATATCGGTGGCGGACTCATTACGGATCCGGCGAGCTGGGATAATGGTCTGCCGATTGGCCAGTGGGGGCGGATTGATATCGATGCATCGGTGGATACCGCAATCAGTTTGGATGGGTATCAGGTTCTCCACACCGGAGGGGAACTGCAGCCCACGGGAATCTCAGGGTTGAAGCTCATCAACGGCAGTCAGTGGATCACGGAGGGGCCGACGGCCACAACCGCGACCAGCTTTCGTGGCTTTGGCGTGAGTAGCGGCTCTTCCTTCACGCTCAATAGTGGAAACATTAACACAAAAAATGGCAGGGACTGGTCGCTATCCGATGCGAATTCTGCGATCACGATTAATGGAGGCACGCTCAACCTGGGGCGGAGCCTGAAGATTTCCGGAACAGCGGGACCGATCTTTGCGCTGAACGGAGGCACGGTGAACGGAAATCTCTCCAGCGGCTACATCGGAGGTAATAACATCAGCGATAATACCAAAACGATGACTTTCGATGGTGGCACGATGACTGCCTACAGCCTCGATTTGAGTGGCGACAACACGACAGCTGAATTCGGAGGCACAACGGCTGGGTCTCTCAGCGTGGAGAATATCCTCGGCTTCGGTTCGAACTCGGCGATCAACTTCCTCCCGGGCTCTCGCATGTCGCTCAGTGTCAGCAGTGCTTCCAATTGGGCGGAGACCTATTGGAATTCAGGTAACCTGACTTACAACGGGCAGGGCACAGCCGCGCTCGGTTCCTGGGCGACGGTGACGGCTGCGAACGGCCTCGAGCCCGGCGTGCAGTTCGCCTTCGACGGCGGCACCGGGACGCTCTCGCTCACTCAAGCAATGGCGGCCAATCAGCCTCCGGCCTTTTCGAACGATACGATCGAGCGTTTCGATGCTTCAGAAGCGGTCGCCTACACCGGAAGTATTGCTGGTGACGCGTCGGATCCCGAGAGCGACCCAATGACCTTCTCCAGGTTGTCCGGCCCGGCCTGGCTCAGTGTGGCAGCAAACGGAGATTTGTCCGGGACTCCATCGAGTAGCGATACCGGTTTGAACAGCTTCCTCGTTCAGCTCTCTGATGGAAACGGTGGCAGTGATACCGCCACCCTCGAAATCACGGTGGAGAATATCAACGATGCTCCGGTATTCATCAATGACCCGATTGCCGGCGACGCTGCCGCGGAGGACGAGGTCTACGAAGGCAGCCTCTATGGCAGTGCCAACGACCAGGATGGTGATATACTCGCCTACACCAAGACTGGTGGTCCGGCCTGGTTGAATGTAGCCCCGCTCGGCAATCTCTCCGGAACACCCGGTAACGATGATGTCGGCCTGAATAGCTTTACCATTGAGGTATCCGACGGAAATGGTGGTATCGATACGGCCGTTCTGGAGATCACGGTGACGAATTCGAATGACGTTCCGGTCTTTGGGAATGATCCGCTTACAGGATTTGCTGCCACTGAGGAAGCAGGCTTTAACGGCTCCCTGTCCGGCACTGCCAGCGATGATGACAATGATACTTTAAGCTACAGCAAGACCGGTGGTCCTGCTTGGCTGAGCGTGGCATCCGACGGGGTTCTCTCCGGAACACCCGGCAACGATGATGTCGGCCTGAATAGCTTCACCGTAGAGGTAACCGACGGGAATGGTGGCAGTGACAGCGCCGTCCTCGAAGTCACCGTCGTCAATGTAAACGATGCTCCTGTATTCACTTCCGATCCGATCGTTGGTGCCGACGCCACGGAGAATACTTTCTATTCCAGCACCCTGGCCGGTAGTGCTAGCGATGTGGATGTCAGCGATATTCTCAGCTTTAGCAAAGTGTCTGGCCCGGACTGGCTGAATATTGCCGCTGATGGTGACCTCTACGGTACGCCCGAGACCGATGATCTGGGTCTGAATTCCTTTACGGTAAGCGTGTCCGACGGACACAACGGCAGTGATACCGCTGTTCTGGAAATTACCGTGGTCGCCGGTTCGTCACCGACTGTGTTTACCGATGCAGATGCGAATGACAGCCTGATTTCGAATCCGGGCAACTGGTCGAATGGACTTCCTACCGGCGGTGCGCTCGGCACGATTGCCATCAACGCCAAGCATGATTCCGGTTTCACCCACGTCGGCTATCATGTCATCCACACCGATGGTGCCGTTACCAAGACAGGTTTCAGCGGCCTGAAGCTGGGGGCAGGCTCGATCTGGGAAATGAACGGAGCTTCGGCCCAAGTGTCCTCCACGCGGGGGATGAGTCTGGCCGGTGCTCTCTTTATTATGAACGAGGGAACTGCCGATCTCACTGAGAACACCAGCGACAGCTCATTGAATGCTGGCAGTGAGTTAATCATAAACGGAGGAAGCATGGATATGGGTCGTTCACTACTCTTCAATGGTGGCGATCTTACTGTATCCGGAGGCACCTTGAATATCGCTGCCGACATGGGCTCCCGGAACTTTCATGGCGGCGGCAATGCCAATCTGGGCGGTGGCTCTGTCAGCGCCGACTTGCTCACATTCGGTCAGGATACCTTTCAGGTAAACTTCGGCGGAAGCGCAGCTGGCACATTAATCGTTAGTAATTTCGGTGGTAACCGTGCCGATGTTAATCACATCGATATCAATTTTGAACCCGGCACCCAAGTTTCGATGCAACTGACCAATCCGGTTGAGTCCGGTGCCTCCGGCGACGGAGACCTCGGATGGTCTGCGATCGGATCCGAGACCGGATTGTCCTGGGCCGAAGCCCTGTGGTCTGATGGCCGATTGACCTATAATGAACAAGACTACACGACCTTGGGCTCATGGGCCGCAGTGACCTCGGATGGTTTAGGTGATGGCTATGGCTTTGCCTATGACAGCGGCACGAACACCCTGTCACTGATTTCGATCAATCAAGCCCCAGCCTTTAACTCGAATCCTGTCCTTGAATTGGCTGCTGATGAAGACGTCGCCTACAGCGCGTCCCTTGCGGACAACGCCTATGATAACGATGTCGGTGCCTCCCTGACCTTCGCCAAGGTTAGCGGGCCTGCGTGGCTGATTGTCGGAACGGATGGAAGCTTGTCTGGCACACCTTTGAATACTGATGCCGGTCTGAACAGCTGGACGGTGAGCGTCAGCGACGGTATCGCCGATCCCGTCGAGGCGACTCTTGAAATTTTCATCAATCAAGACACGGCCGCCCCGGACGAGCCCGCTAACTTCGCCGGGACCGCTGAGAACGGCTATAACAGCTTAACTTGGGATAGCAGCTCAGCGGCGGATTTTGCCAGCTACAAAGTCTATCGTTCCGAGACGGCGGGTGGTCCCTACACAGAGATCGCGTTCGATCTATCGACGAATCAATACGAAGATTCGAATATCACCGAGGGCACAACCTATTATTACGTCGTCACCGCACTGGACGACAACGGGAACGAATCCGTCCTGAGCGGAGAGCAATCCGTGACTTCACTCGTGAGTAATATCGTCCTTGCTGCGGACTATCCGTTTAACGGTTCGTCCTCGGCTTCCGTCGATACGGATCTCAATACCAGCGCAAGCACACTGGCTCAGGGGCCAGATCTCAATGCGAGTTACGACACACGGACTTTCGGCGTCCGCGGTAATCCGGTGCCATCCTTAAAATGGACACACGGTGATATTGATGACGCAACTGTCCTCGATGGCGACTATCTCGCTTTTAGCGTGTCCTCCGATGTCGATGGTATGCTCCCACAAGAACTCAGCTTCGACTTCAGTGGTGAGTCGCTCGACATCTACCTCTTCTCGGACGAAGTCGGCTTCAGCAGCGTGGGGGATGCCATTGCCTCCTTCACGGTCTCAGCCGGACTGAACAACTATGTTATACCACTCGACAGTCTGAGTGCCGTTGCGGAGTCCGGATCCCGCGAATTCCGTCTCTACTTCCAGGCGGATGGCACAAAGTGGAGCGGAACCGAAGTCTGGATTGATAACATCACCTTGAGTGCCGAAATCGGCGTTGCGCCGACGCTGAACGGTCCACAACTGGCCACTGCCACGTTGAACGGAATCGGCGATAGCTGGACTGTGGTCAACTTGCAGGCGACCTACAACTCACCCGTCATCGTGGCCTCGGTGGCCCTTTCGGACAGTAACCAACTGCCGGTCGTGGCACGCATCCGCAACGTGGGTGCCGACTCCTTCGAGCTTCGAGTGCAGAATCCGTCCGGTGAGGCCATAGGGACCTATGACGTGCACATCGTGGTCGTCGAGGAAGGTGTCTATAACGCGCTGGAGCACGGGGTCGATATGGAGGCGTTCCAACTGCTTTCGACCGGCACGAACAAGAAAAACAATTGGTCGAACACTTTGATGGAGCAAGTCGCGACGTCCAACACTTACACCAGCCCGGTCGTGCTCGGACAGGTCATGAGCGCGAACGACGCCAACTGGTCGAGCTTCTGGTCCTGTGATGGCAACCGGGGCAACCCCGCCACTGCCAGCTCGATCTTTGTCGGTAAACATGTGGGTGAGGATTCCGTTACCACGCGTGCGGACGAGACGATCGGCGTTATTATCCTGGAGTCCGGCTCAGCAACGGTCGAAGGCATCAACTTTACCGCAGCTGTCGGTGCTGATATCGTTAAGGGTGTAGGCAATGGCGAGCCGTTTACCTATTCCCTTACCGGTTTGTCGACAGTCTCTGAGGTGGCGGTCAGTGCCTCCGGCATGGACGGCGTGGACGGGGGTTGGCCCGTGCTCTACGGCACGACGCCGGTCACGACGACTAGCCTCGATCTTGTTTTCGACGAAGATCAGACTGGCGACATCGAGCGTGGGCATACCAGCGAGCAAGTGAGTTACCTGGTTTTCGAGTAATTCAAATGTTGCAAACTGGATATTTCCCATGGTGCTCGCGTATTTGTAGACCTAATAACGCTAGAATTGCGGAGTAAATGCTGTGCCCAAAACTCTGCGTGAAACGAGGGTGAGAGACATGATCGTTGCTTTTCACCGGAATCATGGTACGGAAAATTTGACAGTTTTTAATAATAATCAACAAAAGCACGATGCGTTTGAATGACTTGATTCTTCTGGTCGGTTTGATTTGTTCCTGTTGCTCTTTTGGTGCCCAGCAATATTCCGAGCTTTGGGGTAAAGCGGGGGAAAATTGGGATACAAAAAACAGCCGTCTGAGTGATTTTACGAACGTCGGCTACATGAAGGGGGAGGAGCCCATCCCTGATTGGCCGGTCGGGGTCAATGTTCAGGATTTCGGGGCAATCCCCGGTGATGATAAAGACGATTCCCAGGCCTTCATCGATGCGATCGCCGCTTGTCCGGAAAAGCACGCTGTCCTGGTGCCGAAGGGGCGTTATATTATCCTGCAGCGGATACAGCCGGATCGGGACTATTTTGTCCTGCGCGGTGAAAATATGTATGAAAGCGTTCTCTTTTTTCCCAGATATCTCAACGAAGTAGAAATTCAGGAGATCGGGTATGATGCGAATAACAAAAACAAGCGTCACACCGGGGCACCGAAAGGCTTCTTTCGGGTGGAGGAGGGCACCCATCGCAGCGTGGAGAATTTAACCTTTGAGTTTCGCGAGCAGATCAAACGCGGGCACTGGGAGCACAAGGGGGCGTCCGCCGTGTTTTATGGAAGGAATGCGAAGGACAGTTGGGTGAGGAACGTCATCTTTCGCAACACTGATAATACCACAAATATTTCGGGATCCTATATCTCTTTCATCAATATCATCTTCGACCACTTTATCGGTCGTCCGGACATTGTGGGGAGTGGTGGCAGGAACGGCTGGGTCGGCCACATCGGCATCGGAATGAACGGGGCCAGCCACTGCCTCTTCCATCATCTATTTTTCAAAGGTAAATTTTTCCACGATGTTGATATCATCAATGTTCCGAGTCATAATGTGGTATCGAATGTTTATGGGCACGATATATTTCTTCACCATCACGGGCAGGGCGCGCGGAATAATCTCTACACGAACATCCACGTCGGGAAGGGCGGCGGCATCGGTGCTTTAAAGACCGGGGGCCGACAACGTTCCGAGAGCCACTGGCGCTTTGTCGGCGATGGTCCGCTTGACGAGGAAAAAATCGAATGGGGGAGTGAGATGGGGCATCTCTTTGTCGGCTACGACGTGCCGGTCGACAGTATCGACACGCCCGGCTTCTACCATGAGCGCATCGATCCGGCTCAGCTCGAGCCGAAAAACATCTACTTGGCTCAGTTGGAAAAACTCGGCAAACCGCTGCCCGAAGGACTGCCGCCGCCTCCGCCTGTGAAAGCGCTGGAAAAAGTGGTCCGCATCAATCCGGTGGACGACAACCAGACGGACGGAAGGAACCCCGACACGGTTGTCGAATCTGGGGAAAAGAACAGCCTGAGCCTCTTCGGTAGCTACCTCAAGTTTGACTTGAGCGGGCTCGACCTCCGTTCCGTGCAGCGGGCGCGGCTGCGCATCACCGTCGCCAGGCTGAACCGACCCCCGGTGGAAATTGGGGTCCACTCTGTGGCGGATGACAGCTGGAGCGAGAGCAGCTTGACCGAGATCAACAAGCCCGAAACGGGCGAGGTCCTGGATTCAGTCTCATTCGATTACGATGCGAGGAACCTTACTTTTGAATTTGATGTGAGCGATTTCGTCAAAGCCCAATGGTCCGGCGATAAGCTGGTATCGCTTTACATAAATAGAGTCTCCGGGAACGGTTTT
This region of Coraliomargarita sinensis genomic DNA includes:
- a CDS encoding right-handed parallel beta-helix repeat-containing protein: MIHLFTPSILLSLCIALGPLVLVAEPPAETTVYQAAEKKRAHLEDCRRYQRMSDEAQAKMVAMTFAQAKAKGLPLCSRCPGSTTPGKGNPEDGGLESWVNPAPDEIREAPFKASPYAPLVATGPNGALAYDSYSEKGDRLLDWSKCGYKMSNEPLPDVQVLKTLEPLSGKVTREGSMAYPMGPDSQKRIQDALNTIAQRSADGNGLKGALLLSQGTYYLSGGLHVPSGVVLRGEGSGENGTVLICQSDSGRGDAISIGSGEGIDHVGESDSVRIRDDYVPSASYSVNVTDADQFNAGDFVCVRKTVNRRWIDDLGMGERLRHIRGGKEGLKKRPWKPESYQFRHIRQIARIQGDAITFEVMLPQSFAKVHGGGEVFKVSVDPLASQSGVEHLRIVSNYDTSVKDTGKQANFKNFRNGISVSSAMHSWVRDCTVLHVSFAAVKVADHTMHVTVRDCNFLEPVGPKRGGNYYAFSIAGGTGHLFYNCYAEDARHCFAGGSRNMGPYVFFNCTSVRGGQSEPHHRWGTGFLYDNVTTEDGSLAAINRGDSGSGHGWAAANTLFWNCDARNIVVMDPETEGENNFAIGFTGDPQREHGTKGLMYANNRAGYWGTPREGKYYGFPVMGSGHIESPTAPVEPRSLFVRQLIERIGEERAKAVLK
- a CDS encoding Ig-like domain-containing protein yields the protein MKKISLSLLIAGMAFFQAHLPAAESQLWTTDQQGNVTWDPRLPDFTNVGYMNGDVVIPDWPVGVDVTDPQFGAVPDDDQDDSDAFIAAIAACPVNKAVFVPKGRYIITKQISIDRDYVVLQGEDMYETVLFFPKYLNEVYVQEVGYENPDYFSPGNGYRNTGESVFILMPGGTHRSIENLSIEFREQTKIGHWAHKGGDGIRNSSTHSWMRNIYVKNGDHCISTSGGQYITVQNIVIDQFIDRNKVAVEQEGSRVGHMAMHLNDTDDNLFHNILFTGAWSHGFDTKQTHGCVISHVKSPRGAAAYHGQGVRDNLYTDFEVNYYAGSPNSNNPINETFWGIYSPDGDLGMDPVHPDDTLYAYNLELDGHIIVGYDVDSLSLPTKSNPDFWYENIDATQLSPLNLYLAQMEEVGKPVPATPQLQAPDPYTGDVIRIKAVGNGSVDAANPDQTYPVFSGDDYTPLRTKISITNDPYLKFDLSAIDPAELTNIHRVRLRLATEEFKNTPVELGIFSVTNDAWTENTITFNNKPAQVALLDSYQVNEDTQATVMEFDVTAFVQDQWANDPNKEVSFNLDILSGNGFSSAINSINNGFGPILIIEQVADPVADAPSAPTEVRATSLIGNVLLDWPDNPESDVVSYNVYRSYVSADLKQYTFPIGMGLTTSDFIDIQHKHWEGWDVGMLRDDIPYFYRVTAVDKHGNESESSHEIIASAKSYLDDSLPPAFSQDPIILPKATQYVTNSDSLAGSAIDPEGDTVYYAKLDGPDWVQVAPDGSVTATPRAGDTGTFQFTVVVSALYGGHDEATVILTVDPAVPDAPLLRDIIPGDGSIQLDWDHDAEGTANFTFSVYRATSATGPFSQIASGLMQSDYADSGLNNGTTYYYLITASNNSGESPISELTSATPIAGFSVGTTYIGGGLITDPASWDNGLPIGQWGRIDIDASVDTAISLDGYQVLHTGGELQPTGISGLKLINGSQWITEGPTATTATSFRGFGVSSGSSFTLNSGNINTKNGRDWSLSDANSAITINGGTLNLGRSLKISGTAGPIFALNGGTVNGNLSSGYIGGNNISDNTKTMTFDGGTMTAYSLDLSGDNTTAEFGGTTAGSLSVENILGFGSNSAINFLPGSRMSLSVSSASNWAETYWNSGNLTYNGQGTAALGSWATVTAANGLEPGVQFAFDGGTGTLSLTQAMAANQPPAFSNDTIERFDASEAVAYTGSIAGDASDPESDPMTFSRLSGPAWLSVAANGDLSGTPSSSDTGLNSFLVQLSDGNGGSDTATLEITVENINDAPVFINDPIAGDAAAEDEVYEGSLYGSANDQDGDILAYTKTGGPAWLNVAPLGNLSGTPGNDDVGLNSFTIEVSDGNGGIDTAVLEITVTNSNDVPVFGNDPLTGFAATEEAGFNGSLSGTASDDDNDTLSYSKTGGPAWLSVASDGVLSGTPGNDDVGLNSFTVEVTDGNGGSDSAVLEVTVVNVNDAPVFTSDPIVGADATENTFYSSTLAGSASDVDVSDILSFSKVSGPDWLNIAADGDLYGTPETDDLGLNSFTVSVSDGHNGSDTAVLEITVVAGSSPTVFTDADANDSLISNPGNWSNGLPTGGALGTIAINAKHDSGFTHVGYHVIHTDGAVTKTGFSGLKLGAGSIWEMNGASAQVSSTRGMSLAGALFIMNEGTADLTENTSDSSLNAGSELIINGGSMDMGRSLLFNGGDLTVSGGTLNIAADMGSRNFHGGGNANLGGGSVSADLLTFGQDTFQVNFGGSAAGTLIVSNFGGNRADVNHIDINFEPGTQVSMQLTNPVESGASGDGDLGWSAIGSETGLSWAEALWSDGRLTYNEQDYTTLGSWAAVTSDGLGDGYGFAYDSGTNTLSLISINQAPAFNSNPVLELAADEDVAYSASLADNAYDNDVGASLTFAKVSGPAWLIVGTDGSLSGTPLNTDAGLNSWTVSVSDGIADPVEATLEIFINQDTAAPDEPANFAGTAENGYNSLTWDSSSAADFASYKVYRSETAGGPYTEIAFDLSTNQYEDSNITEGTTYYYVVTALDDNGNESVLSGEQSVTSLVSNIVLAADYPFNGSSSASVDTDLNTSASTLAQGPDLNASYDTRTFGVRGNPVPSLKWTHGDIDDATVLDGDYLAFSVSSDVDGMLPQELSFDFSGESLDIYLFSDEVGFSSVGDAIASFTVSAGLNNYVIPLDSLSAVAESGSREFRLYFQADGTKWSGTEVWIDNITLSAEIGVAPTLNGPQLATATLNGIGDSWTVVNLQATYNSPVIVASVALSDSNQLPVVARIRNVGADSFELRVQNPSGEAIGTYDVHIVVVEEGVYNALEHGVDMEAFQLLSTGTNKKNNWSNTLMEQVATSNTYTSPVVLGQVMSANDANWSSFWSCDGNRGNPATASSIFVGKHVGEDSVTTRADETIGVIILESGSATVEGINFTAAVGADIVKGVGNGEPFTYSLTGLSTVSEVAVSASGMDGVDGGWPVLYGTTPVTTTSLDLVFDEDQTGDIERGHTSEQVSYLVFE
- a CDS encoding DUF7594 domain-containing protein — protein: MRLNDLILLVGLICSCCSFGAQQYSELWGKAGENWDTKNSRLSDFTNVGYMKGEEPIPDWPVGVNVQDFGAIPGDDKDDSQAFIDAIAACPEKHAVLVPKGRYIILQRIQPDRDYFVLRGENMYESVLFFPRYLNEVEIQEIGYDANNKNKRHTGAPKGFFRVEEGTHRSVENLTFEFREQIKRGHWEHKGASAVFYGRNAKDSWVRNVIFRNTDNTTNISGSYISFINIIFDHFIGRPDIVGSGGRNGWVGHIGIGMNGASHCLFHHLFFKGKFFHDVDIINVPSHNVVSNVYGHDIFLHHHGQGARNNLYTNIHVGKGGGIGALKTGGRQRSESHWRFVGDGPLDEEKIEWGSEMGHLFVGYDVPVDSIDTPGFYHERIDPAQLEPKNIYLAQLEKLGKPLPEGLPPPPPVKALEKVVRINPVDDNQTDGRNPDTVVESGEKNSLSLFGSYLKFDLSGLDLRSVQRARLRITVARLNRPPVEIGVHSVADDSWSESSLTEINKPETGEVLDSVSFDYDARNLTFEFDVSDFVKAQWSGDKLVSLYINRVSGNGFPSWYYSSESGSAPQLIIEQVKDPVPGPPSAPKHLRTESLVGNVRLDWDDNPEVDVATYKVYRTTKPEEPGSFGIPVGEGLIDSEFVDIQDSHDGGWDVGMLRNDTEYYYQVTAVDKNGNESKPSRLIPATPH